One Passer domesticus isolate bPasDom1 chromosome 29, bPasDom1.hap1, whole genome shotgun sequence DNA window includes the following coding sequences:
- the LOC135287484 gene encoding cohesin subunit SA-3-like translates to MGDIPGGLGTFGDSLGDSCHLQVTELPPGLGDSCHLQVTELLQAESPDEEDIYGLAATLRRLSALFSEHDLTPWGLFGPLSQLLRRALDTGDVPAQVTIPAISCLFFHVFWELSRVPDSGASR, encoded by the exons atgggggacattccagggggtttggggacatttggggacagcctgggggacaGCTGCCACCTGCAGGTCACCGAGCTGCCTCCAG GCCTGGGGGACAGCTGCCACCTGCAGGTCACCGAGCTGCTCCag GCAGAGTCCCCAGACGAGGAGGACATTTACGGGCTGGCGGCCACCCTGAGGAGACTCTCGGCCCTGttcag TGAGCACGACCTGACCCCCTGGGGTCTCTTCGGGCCCCTCTCGCAGCTCCTGCGCCGCGCCCTCGACACCGGGGACGTGCCAGCCCAg GTGACGATCCCGGCCATCTCCTGCCTCTTCTTCCACGTGTTCTGGGAGCTCTCGCGAGTTCCCGACTCCGGAGCCTCCCGGTGa